In Haliotis asinina isolate JCU_RB_2024 chromosome 16, JCU_Hal_asi_v2, whole genome shotgun sequence, the following are encoded in one genomic region:
- the LOC137268950 gene encoding cholecystokinin receptor-like — MSGAVDNMSGYNANSTEDSAFPQPSHIVVTVMLVTYSIVGVFGNAIAFYIFFRRRDKSTSVIFILALAGCDFFTCLVIIPYTIAFEMLRTVVVYDVFCKLFVFFQTSNIPFSACIMVAIAFDRYFCICHPFLHVFTIARAKITVGCLVLMSVTFGTLTSLSFGVYVNEYINMTAYANITWNLTETEVLHYSALDAPVKDPGTYVVADTPAKYENITHYEISEIRVVYSGACGINEFIVSEEFTNGYQMVYTAVYMISFITVTVLYALIYKSILMRRAKKAKRKKRSHYHSVAGAEGTPGETQMTTLNGNARAENNDLPGENQTQAASKGSVKRQSTLRETNLYANIKTAAMLFVVTLVFIIAFLPSWLMAHKLLTFRLVVFYMYFTYNVANPVIYAFMNQTFREDLKRLIPFFK; from the coding sequence ATGTCCGGTGCGGTGGACAACATGTCTGGTTACAACGCCAACAGCACGGAGGACAGTGCATTCCCCCAACCCTCACACATCGTGGTCACGGTGATGCTGGTCACCTACAGCATAGTGGGAGTATTCGGAAACGCTATAGCGTTTTACATATTCTTTCGTCGGCGAGACAAGTCGACATCAGTGATATTCATACTTGCCCTGGCAGGATGTGACTTCTTCACTTGTCTTGTTATAATTCCCTACACAATCGCTTTCGAGATGTTGCGAACTGTTGTCGTGTATGACGTCTTCTGTAAACTGTTCGTGTTTTTCCAGACATCAAACATACCCTTCTCTGCGTGTATAATGGTAGCCATTGCCTTTGACAGATACTTCTGCATTTGTCATCCCTTCTTACACGTATTTACCATTGCAAGAGCTAAAATAACAGTTGGGTGTCTCGTACTCATGTCAGTGACTTTCGGCACGCTCACTTCCCTGTCATTCggggtgtatgtgaatgaatacATTAATATGACCGCATATGCAAATATCACATGGAACCTGACGGAGACCGAGGTTCTCCATTATTCGGCTCTAGACGCGCCAGTCAAAGACCCTGGCACGTACGTTGTAGCCGACACACCAGCAAAGTATGAAAACATTACACATTATGAGATTTCTGAAATTAGGGTCGTTTACTCAGGAGCATGTGGAATCAACGAGTTCATTGTAAGCGAAGAGTTCACCAACGGATATCAAATGGTATACACTGCTGTGTATATGATTTCCTTCATAACAGTGACCGTACTGTATGCTCTTATCTACAAGTCAATTCTTATGAGAAGAGCCAAAAAGGCCAAGCGCAAGAAGAGAAGCCACTACCACAGCGTTGCGGGAGCGGAAGGTACTCCAGGGGAGACACAAATGACAACGCTTAATGGCAATGCAAGAGCAGAAAATAATGATCTTCCGGGAGAGAACCAAACCCAGGCTGCGTCAAAGGGGTCGGTTAAACGACAGAGCACTCTTCGCGAGACAAACCTTTATGCCAACATTAAGACGGCAgccatgttgtttgttgtgacctTAGTGTTCATCATTGCTTTCCTGCCCTCATGGCTCATGGCACACAAACTTTTGACATTCAGACTTGTCGtattttacatgtattttacataTAATGTAGCTAATCCTGTAATTTACGCCTTCATGAACCAAACATTTAGAGAAGATTTAAAACGACTTATACCGTTTTTTAAATGA